One window of Entelurus aequoreus isolate RoL-2023_Sb linkage group LG06, RoL_Eaeq_v1.1, whole genome shotgun sequence genomic DNA carries:
- the arid5a gene encoding AT-rich interactive domain-containing protein 5A, protein MAPQDPSATVVREEDDRPTANKTPSEVDDGCEEEQRGSVQQMEEKSFVSSLHSFMKKRGSPIERIPHLGFKQINLWMIYKAVETLGGYNSVTARRLWKKVYDELGGSPGSTSAATCTRRHYERLVLPFERHLKGEDDKPLLLSKPRKPYKRNSEGKTNKAEWKGKRNLADGGNDCERIPEAASHPHQSNPWPGAAERHHLDSSQPDRALTSYTFPRLVHGPPATPWPANLSSAAGEVISPLEKKKRVAQASLQGTPQGEDREERDRPSVIRCSPSSSGHKCISSDGSPYPPSSSSSSRSASPCSVSSEDTPAGGERQPDLTSFSTLNRSEDAAGENRSRAPLSPQKVKAYIKDRKTKRGDINLMHPFYSSIKVPSDPGFVKVLPKSTQLARPAPIRPGYGSQQATLTHLKHIPQHPWLYQTEKRDALRPPPAKVPAAQQMLARSAHSTCTPPLFDKSDSHQQTTLHQRAFLPRVRIPQSQLMYRHVPGSASPSALIYSYPYSIPLWGPHAAYALPTMGTFYTHKL, encoded by the exons ACGCCTTCTGAGGTGGATGACGGATGTGAGGAGGAACAGCGAGGCAGCGTGCAGCAGATGGAGGAGAAGTCGTTTGTATCGAGTCTGCATTCCTTCATGAAGAAAAGAGGCTCGCCCATTGAAAGGATCCCACATTTGGGCTTCAAACAAA TCAACCTGTGGATGATCTACAAGGCAGTTGAGACACTAGGTGGCTACAATTCA GTGACGGCACGGCGCCTGTGGAAGAAAGTGTACGATGAGCTGGGCGGGAGTCCTGGTAGCACCAGTGCGGCTACGTGCACCCGCAGACACTACGAGAG GCTGGTGTTGCCCTTTGAAAGACACCTGAAAGGAGAAGATGACAAACCTCTGCTTCTCAGCAAACCAAGGAAGCCTTATAAGAGGAATTCGGAAGGGAAGACGAACAAAGCGGAGTGGAAGGGGAAAAGAAACCTGGCTGACGGAGGAAACGATTGTGAG AGGATTCCAGAGGCCGCCAGTCATCCTCATCAGTCTAATCCCTGGCCGGGTGCCGCCGAAAGACACCATTTGGACTCATCCCAGCCAGACCGGGCCCTGACCTCTTACACGTTTCCCCGCCTGGTGCATGGCCCTCCGGCGACCCCCTGGCCCGCGAACTTGTCATCAGCGGCCGGAGAGGTCATCTCTCCTCTGGAGAAAAAGAAGCGAGTAGCTCAGGCCAGCCTTCAAGGGACTCCACAGGGCGAGGACAGAGAGGAGAGAGACCGGCCTTCTGTCATCCGCTGCTCCCCGTCCTCTTCCGGCCACAAGTGCATCTCCTCCGATGGCTCGCCCTACCCTCcgtcctcctcctcgtcctcccgGAGCGCCTCCCCGTGCTCCGTCTCGTCGGAGGATACCCCTGCAGGCGGTGAACGCCAACCTGACTTGACCTCCTTCAGCACACTCAACCGAAGCGAGGACGCGGCAGGAGAGAACAGAAGCAGAGCTCCTCTCAGCCCTCAAAAAGTCAAAGCTTACATTAAAGACCGGAAGACAAAAAGAGGCGATATCAACCTCATGCATCCTTTTTACTCGTCTATCAAAGTTCCATCCGACCCGGGTTTCGTCAAAGTTCTTCCGAAGTCGACGCAACTCGCACGGCCCGCCCCTATCCGACCGGGTTACGGAAGCCAACAGGCCACTTTGACGCATCTGAAACACATCCCTCAGCATCCGTGGCTCTATCAGACTGAGAAGCGGGACGCGCTCAGGCCGCCGCCTGCAAAGGTTCCTGCCGCCCAGCAGATGCTAGCCCGCTCCGCCCACTCCACCTGTACGCCACCCCTTTTTGACAAATCAGACTCTCATCAGCAGACAACGCTGCACCAGCGAGCCTTCCTCCCCAGGGTGAGAATACCTCAGTCCCAGCTCATGTACCGCCATGTTCCTGGCAGCGCGTCTCCTTCCGCTCTCATTTATTCATACCCATATTCCATCCCTCTGTGGGGGCCCCACGCTGCATATGCCCTCCCCACTATGGGTACATTTTACACTCACAAACTGTGA